The following are from one region of the Cottoperca gobio chromosome 13, fCotGob3.1, whole genome shotgun sequence genome:
- the esamb gene encoding LOW QUALITY PROTEIN: endothelial cell-selective adhesion molecule (The sequence of the model RefSeq protein was modified relative to this genomic sequence to represent the inferred CDS: deleted 2 bases in 2 codons), which produces MEIKTRLRAILMLIWIFQGDTKNVEFPRGEMEVVRGQMVMLHAWYTPRSDINKNSVMWLFKGKEPKQVINFSAGEIGHGLNEFTKRVGFSAAMPSANLSIYINNTQESDSGYYVCSVIIPGSIGILGEVRLNVKVPPSPPVCSMMGNPVMKGNVTLSCQSSYGKPLPQYKWTKAAPMSEVFFSPMQNERHGTLRLSNLTKSMTGKYICRASNTAGSDSCSINLEVITSSNAGMIAAATLGSIVGLVAMVLFLIFILRRRRDTEEEMANEIKEDAQAPKRVSWAKSNTGSDIISKNGTLSSIATSPRPRDPHQPNYHYPYSPTSTSDTGSVINAYQLRPGEANPLQGLPGYNSGGTPLRKQKRPPCTNGGPPQLLRSPVVAVPNRTEGAQPQVPAPLTVSPQMSCSTLTRMGAVAVMVPAQSQAGSLV; this is translated from the exons GTGACACCAAAAATGTGGAGTTCccgagaggagagatggaggtggTCAGGGGCCAGATGGTGATGTTGCACGCCTGGTACACCCCCCGCTCAGACATTAACAAAAACTCTGTCATGTGGCTCTTCAAGGGAAAAGAACCAAAGCAG GTGATAAACTTCAGCGCGGGCGAGATTGGGCACGGTTTGAACGAGTTCACCAAAAGAGTGGGCTTCAGTGCAGCCATGCCCTCAGCCAACCTCTCCATCTACATCAACAACACCCAGGAGTCTGACTCCGGGTACTACGTCTGCTCTGTCATCATACCTGGAAGTATTGGCATTTTGGGAGAGGTGCGCCTTAATGTCAAAG tccCTCCTTCTCCCCCAGTGTGCAGCATGATGGGGAACCCAGTGATGAAAGGCAACGTGACTCTGAGCTGTCAGTCC AGTTATGGAAAACCCCTCCCTCAGTACAAATGGACCAAAGCTGCACCCATGTCTGAGGTCTTCTTCTCCCCGATGCAGA ATGAGAGACACGGCACTCTCAGACTCAGCAACCTCACTAAAAGCATG ACAGGGAAGTACATCTGCAGAGCCAGCAACACCGCCGGCTCCGACAGCTGCTCCATTAACCTGGAAGTTATCACCT CTTCTAATGCAGGCATGATTGCAGCGGCGACACTGGGCTCCATAGTGGGACTGGTGGCCATGGTGCTCTTCCTCATATTCATactgaggaggagaagggacaCTGAGGAGGAGATGGCCAACGAGATCAA GGAGGACGCTCAGGCACCAAAGCGAGTGTCATGGGCAAAGAGTAACACAGGCTCAGACATCATATCCAAGAATGGCACGCTGTCCTCCATAGCCACCAGTCCGCGGCCCCGAGACCCCCACCAGCCGAACTACCACTACCCATACTCCCCCACATCAACTTCAGACACCGGCTCGGTGATCAACGCCTACCAGCTGCGACCTGGAGAAGCCAACCCGCTACAGGGACTTCCCGGTTACAACAGCGGAGGCACCCCGCTACGCAAACAAAAGCGACCTCCCTGTACAAACGGGGGACCCCCGCAGCTTCTACGGAGCCCCGTAGTCGCCGTGCCCAACAGGACTGAAGGGGCTCAGCCTCAGGTGCCAGCTCCACTCACTGTGTCCCCACAAATGAGCTGCTCCACTCTGACACGCATGGGAGCTGTAGCCGTCATGGTGCCTGCTCAGAGCCAAGCCGGCTCCCTGGTGTAG
- the acad8 gene encoding isobutyryl-CoA dehydrogenase, mitochondrial yields MATVGPLGRIARLGSSICRNHRFIFNRSSQRRGIASCLDPAHGLTDEQKEFQKVAFDFAANEMAPHMAEWDEKEIFPVETLRKAAQLGFGGIYVQPEVGGSGLSRLDTSVIFEALSTGCVSTTAYISIHNMCAWMIDTFGNNEQREKFCPDLCSMEKFASYCLTEPGSGSDAASLLTTAQLSGDHYILNGSKAFISGGGDTDVYVVMCRTGSKGAKGISCLVVEKGTPGLSFGKKEKKVGWNSQPTRAVILEDCVVPVTNRLGEEGQGFNMAMKGLNGGRINIASCSLGAAHASVLLARDHLLVRKQFGETLSNNQFLQFKLAEMATKLVASRLLVREAATALQENRPDAVSLCSMAKLFATDECFNICNQALQMHGGYGYLKDYAVQQYVRDIRVHQILEGTNEVMRMIISRSLLTES; encoded by the exons ATGGCGACTGTCGGACCTCTAGGAAGAATTGCCAGACTGGGCTCCAGCATCTGCAGGAACCATCGTTTCATTTTTAACAGAAGTTCACAAAGACGAGGAATAGCTTCTTGCCTTGACC CTGCTCATGGACTCACAGATGAACAGAAGGAGTTTCAAAAAGTCGCCTTTGATTTTGCGGCCAATGAAATGGCTCCACACATGGCAGAGTGGGATGAAAAG GAAATCTTTCCAGTAGAGACGTTGCGGAAGGCAGCCCAGTTGGGGTTCGGTGGGATCTACGTTCAGCCGGAAGTCGGAGGATCGGGTCTTTCTCGGCTGGACACATCAGTTATCTTTGAGGCCTTGTCCACAGGATGTGTCAGCACCACAGCTTACATCAGTATCCACAA CATGTGTGCCTGGATGATAGACACCTTTGGCAATAATGAGCAGAGGGAAAAGTTCTGTCCCGATCTCTGTTCGATGGAAAAGTTTGCTTCCTATTGTCTCACTGAACCAG GCAGCGGCAGTGATGCTGCTTCACTTCTGACCACTGCTCAGCTGAGCGGTGACCATTACATCTTGAATGGTTCAAAG GCCTTCATCAGTGGCGGAGGAGACACGGACGTCTATGTTGTGATGTGCAGAACAGGAAGTAAAGGAGCAAAAGGCATCTCTTGTTTGGTGGTAGAGAAAGGAACCCCAGGCCTCAGCTTTggcaaaaaagagaaaaag GTGGGTTGGAACTCCCAGCCGACCAGGGCGGTGATATTGGAGGATTGTGTCGTTCCAGTGACCAACCGGCTTGGTGAAGAAGGACAAGGATTCAACATGGCCATGAAAGGCCTGAATGGAGGCAGAATTAATATTG CATCCTGTTCTCTTGGGGCGGCACATGCCTCTGTACTGCTAGCGAGGGATCATCTGTTAGTACGCAAGCAGTTTGGGGAGACACTCTCCAACAACCAG tTTCTTCAGTTCAAACTGGCAGAAATGGCCACCAAGTTGGTTGCATCTCGCCTTCTGGTGCGTGAAGCTGCGACAGCGCTGCAGGAGAACCGGCCTGATGCCGTTTCCCTCTGCTCCATGGCCAAACTCTTTGCTACAGATGAGTGCTTTAAT ATCTGCAACCAGGCTCTGCAGATGCACGGTGGGTACGGTTACCTCAAAGACTACGCGGTGCAGCAGTATGTCCGAGACATCAGAGTACATCAGATCCTAGAGG GCACAAATGAGGTGATGAGGATGATCATTTCCCGGAGTCTGCTGACAGAGTCATGA
- the thyn1 gene encoding thymocyte nuclear protein 1: MPPKTRASKRTANTGKDDDDGEAVGGKKKTAASVESGKTKESSESPQYCRWLMKSEPESRCENGIDLKFGIEDLKALPDQTGCWDGVRNYQARNFMRQMKDGQLAFFYHSNCKEPGIAGIMKIVKEAYVDHTQFDKKDVHFDANSKPDNPKWSMVDVQYQRMIKRYLPLSELKKYHLQHRAKGGPLKDMALFTRARLSVQPLNTEEFEFILSLEDEEPL; the protein is encoded by the exons ATGCCACCAAAGACGAGGGCCAGTAAAAGAACAGCAAATACAG gcaaagatgatgatgatggtgaagCGGTTGGCGGTAAGAAGAAAACTGCAGCTTCTGTTGAGTCTGGAAAAACTAAGGAGAGCTCAGAATCTCCACAGTACTGTCGCTGGCTGATGAAGTCTGAGCCTGAGAGCCGCTGTGAGAATGGGATTGACCTGAAG TTCGGGATCGAGGATCTGAAGGCTTTGCCTGATCAGACCGGCTGCTGGGACGGCGTCCGCAATTATCAG GCGCGCAATTTTATGAGGCAGATGAAAGACGGGCAGTTGGCTTTCTTTTACCACAGCAACTGCAAGGAACCGGGAATAGCAGGAATCATGAAA aTTGTGAAGGAAGCTTATGTGGACCACACTCAGTTTGACAAGAAAGATGTCCATTTTGATGCAAACAGTAAACCAGACAACCCAAAATGGAGCATG gTAGACGTTCAGTATCAAAGAATGATAAAGCGTTATCTTCCTCTGTCTGAGCTGAAAAAGTACCACCTGCAGCATCGAGCCAAAGGAGGGCCTCTGAAGGACATGGCGCTTTTTACAAGAGCCAGGCTCTCTGTGCAACCCCTAAACACTG AGGAGTTTGAATTTATCCTGAGCTTGGAGGATGAAGAGCCTTTGTGA
- the LOC115017446 gene encoding vacuolar protein sorting-associated protein 26B-like: MSFFSFGQSAEIDVVLNDAETRKKAEHKTEDGKKDKYFLFYDGETVSGKVNVTLKNPGKRLEHQGIKIEFVGQIELYYDRGNHHEFVSLVKDLARPGEITQSQTFDFEFTHVEKPYESYTGQNVKLRYFLRATVTRRLNDISKEMDIVVHTLSTYPELNSSIKMEVGIEDCLHIEFEYNKSKYHLKDVIVGKIYFLLVRIKIKHMEIDIIKRETTGTGPSVYHENDTIAKYEIMDGAPVRGESIPIRLFLAGYDLTPTMRDINKKFSVRYYLNLVLIDEEERRYFKQQEITLWRKGDVVRKSMSHQAAIASQRFEGSAASESALEQAAKEESG; encoded by the exons ATGAGTTTCTTTAGTTTTGGACAAAGTGCAGAAATTGATGTGGTCCTGAATGACGCTGAAACGCGGAAGAAGGCTGAACACAAGACtgaagatggaaagaaagacaaatactTTCTTTTCTATGATGGCGAAACTGTCAGTGGAAAGGTGAATGTCACACTGAAGAACCCCGGAAAGAGGCTCGAGCACCAGGGGATCAAAATCGAATTTGTTGGCCAAATAG AGCTGTATTACGACAGAGGGAACCATCATGAGTTTGTTTCCCTGGTGAAAGATCTTGCAAGGCCGGGTGAAATAACTCAGTCGCAGACCTTCGACTTTGAGTTCACTCATGTGGAAAAACCTTACGAGTCCTACACAGGCCAGAATGTCAAGCTAAG ATATTTTCTTCGTGCCACGGTGACCAGACGACTAAATGACATCAGTAAAGAGATGGACATTGTGGTCCACACATTGAGCACTTACCCCGAACTCAACTCCTCCATTAAAATGGAAGTTGGAATTGAGGATTGTCTCCACATTGAGTTTGAGTACAACAAATCCAA GTACCATCTTAAAGATGTAATTGTGGGAAAGATCTATTTCCTGCTGGTGAGGATTAAGATTAAGCACATGGAGATTGACATCATCAAACGTGAAACAACGGGCACCGGCCCAAGTGTGTACCATGAAAACGATACCATCGCCAAGTACGAGATCATGGACGGAGCTCCGGTCAGGG gAGAGTCCATTCCCATCCGGTTATTTCTGGCTGGTTATGATCTGACTCCCACCATGCGAGACATCAACAAGAAGTTCTCTGTGCGCTACTACCTGAACCTGGTGCTGATCGACGAAGAGGAGAGACGCTACTTCAAACAGCAG GAAATCACACTGTGGAGGAAAGGAGACGTGGTGAGGAAGAGCATGTCTCATCAGGCAGCCATCGCCTCTCAGAGGTTCGAGGGCTCTGCTGCTTCAGAGAGCGCACTGGAACAGGCTGCGAAGGAGGAGAGTGGGTAG